A genomic region of Desulfovibrio sp. X2 contains the following coding sequences:
- a CDS encoding Rrf2 family transcriptional regulator encodes MKLSTRSRYGTRMLLDIALHSGEGPVTVMEISERTDLPVKYLEKLVRLLKKGKYIKSKRGPKGGHVLAKDPAEITMGAIVRDLEGGLSLTECVAGRNDCPKMPTCITRRVWAVATEAMLRELDNITLGDLMAEARDVNCQL; translated from the coding sequence ATGAAGCTTTCGACCAGGAGCCGTTACGGCACAAGGATGTTGCTCGACATTGCCCTGCACAGCGGGGAAGGGCCGGTCACGGTCATGGAGATCTCCGAGCGGACTGACCTGCCGGTCAAATACCTCGAAAAGCTGGTCCGCCTTCTCAAGAAGGGCAAGTACATCAAGAGCAAGCGCGGCCCCAAGGGCGGACACGTCCTGGCCAAGGACCCGGCCGAGATCACCATGGGCGCCATCGTGCGCGACCTCGAGGGCGGCCTCTCCCTGACCGAGTGCGTGGCCGGCCGCAACGACTGTCCCAAGATGCCCACCTGCATCACGCGCAGGGTGTGGGCCGTGGCCACCGAGGCCATGCTCAGGGAGCTCGACAACATCACCCTGGGCGACCTCATGGCCGAAGCCCGCGACGTGAACTGCCAGCTCTAG
- a CDS encoding pyridoxal phosphate-dependent aminotransferase codes for MRLAERLSRIKPSATLAINAKTQELRAQGRQVVSLAVGEPDFPTPEHICAAAKEAIEQGFTRYTAVPGIPELREQAARYYERFYGVSAPKEAVILSNGGKQALYNLFLALLGPGDEVLLPAPYWVSYPDMVALADAACVPVPAGADKNYLVDVDDLESAATPRTRALILNSPSNPTGCCYTQAQLDAIAEWAVARGIFVISDEVYDRLVYAPAEPATLSPWWKKHPENFAIIGALSKTFCMTGWRVGWCLAHPDLVKAMVKIQGQSTSNVCSITQKAALAALTGPWDLVEEMKTAFARRRDLVLEAIATWPGAVCPKPDGAFYAFPDVSACYTAQIPDSTTLCTKLLEEAETALVPGAAFGDDRCIRISYALDDATLARAMERIGAVLRGK; via the coding sequence ATGCGGCTCGCGGAACGGCTTTCGCGGATCAAGCCCTCGGCCACCCTGGCCATCAACGCCAAGACGCAGGAACTGCGCGCCCAGGGCCGCCAGGTGGTCAGCCTGGCCGTGGGCGAGCCCGACTTCCCCACCCCGGAGCACATCTGCGCGGCGGCCAAGGAGGCCATCGAGCAGGGCTTCACCCGCTACACCGCGGTGCCCGGCATCCCGGAGCTGCGGGAGCAGGCCGCCAGGTACTACGAGCGCTTCTACGGCGTGTCGGCGCCCAAGGAGGCGGTGATCCTCTCCAACGGCGGCAAGCAGGCCCTGTACAACCTCTTCCTGGCCCTGCTCGGGCCCGGCGACGAGGTCCTCCTGCCCGCGCCCTACTGGGTCAGCTACCCGGACATGGTGGCCCTGGCCGACGCCGCGTGCGTGCCCGTGCCCGCCGGGGCGGACAAGAACTACCTGGTCGACGTGGACGACCTCGAGTCCGCGGCCACGCCGCGCACCCGGGCGCTCATCCTGAACTCGCCCTCCAACCCCACGGGCTGCTGCTACACCCAGGCCCAGCTCGACGCCATCGCCGAGTGGGCCGTGGCGCGGGGCATATTCGTCATCTCCGACGAGGTGTACGACCGCCTGGTCTACGCCCCGGCCGAACCGGCCACGCTCTCGCCCTGGTGGAAGAAGCACCCGGAGAACTTCGCGATCATCGGCGCCCTGTCCAAGACCTTCTGCATGACCGGCTGGCGCGTGGGCTGGTGCCTGGCGCACCCCGACCTGGTCAAGGCCATGGTCAAGATCCAGGGCCAGTCGACCTCCAACGTCTGCTCCATCACCCAGAAGGCGGCCCTGGCCGCCCTGACCGGCCCCTGGGACCTGGTGGAGGAGATGAAGACCGCCTTCGCGCGCCGCCGCGACCTGGTGCTCGAGGCCATCGCCACCTGGCCGGGCGCGGTCTGCCCCAAGCCCGACGGCGCGTTCTACGCCTTCCCGGACGTGAGCGCCTGCTACACCGCGCAAATCCCGGACTCCACGACCCTGTGCACGAAGCTCCTGGAAGAGGCCGAAACGGCCCTGGTGCCGGGCGCGGCCTTCGGCGACGACCGCTGCATCCGCATCTCCTACGCCCTGGACGACGCCACCCTGGCGCGGGCCATGGAGCGCATCGGCGCGGTGCTGCGCGGCAAGTAG
- a CDS encoding glycosyltransferase encodes MFPRMRSDAFAPPPSLPPLHACLREIAPTWAYGCEEPRTQAGFLRLFAHLAGSRPEFAPARAVLAAWSWQTRPVDPQFAPLFARALAEEAAQGASQRIIGKETADVAAACASLATAHLPENVAAPLSALLAAPEPGLLVHLLLPLMPRPGVGAVALCRAWDTLVRMGVPELAGELLAACALPPEARGLRERLRAELAFHFEPGPKALAALAVLPEPWGGWAAQRRAELLALAGEEDAARAVYAKLFAAMPWHANLALRLHALSHPATPEPGLTGRIPAAVCLYSWNKRELLAATLDSLAASDLGRARVAVLDNGSTDGTWEMLEAQRGRFGADGAGEDRLLTVRLPVNVGAPAARNWLLSLPEVASAEWAVFLDDDVLLPPDWLAKLLCAGEAARAGGGRVGAVGCRITEPRPPYGLQSADYHLFPPPPPDPDRPADEPRERIGIFDNCAGQADNGLFTYARPCCSVSGCCHAIHREALEAAGAFDVRFTPTQFDDLERDMRSTLKGFPSFYEGRLAVRHVQHSSLARARTPAQIGHIAGNRVKLEGKYTDEEVARLAQADLALAWDHFGRVLADLGQREGA; translated from the coding sequence ATGTTCCCCCGCATGCGTTCCGATGCCTTTGCCCCGCCCCCTTCGCTGCCCCCGCTGCACGCGTGCCTGCGCGAGATCGCGCCCACCTGGGCCTACGGCTGCGAGGAGCCGCGTACCCAGGCCGGGTTCCTGCGCCTCTTCGCCCACCTGGCCGGGTCCAGGCCGGAGTTCGCCCCGGCCAGGGCGGTGCTGGCCGCCTGGAGCTGGCAGACGCGGCCCGTGGACCCGCAGTTCGCCCCGCTCTTCGCCAGGGCGCTGGCCGAGGAGGCCGCCCAGGGCGCCTCGCAGCGCATCATCGGCAAGGAGACGGCGGACGTGGCCGCAGCCTGCGCGAGCCTAGCCACGGCGCACCTGCCGGAGAACGTCGCGGCCCCCCTTTCCGCCCTGCTGGCCGCGCCGGAGCCGGGGCTGCTCGTGCACCTGCTGCTGCCGCTCATGCCGCGGCCCGGCGTGGGCGCCGTGGCGCTGTGCCGCGCCTGGGACACCCTGGTGCGCATGGGCGTGCCCGAGCTCGCGGGCGAGCTGCTCGCGGCCTGCGCCCTGCCGCCCGAGGCCAGGGGACTGCGCGAGCGGCTGCGCGCCGAGCTGGCCTTCCATTTCGAGCCCGGCCCCAAGGCCCTGGCGGCGCTCGCCGTGCTGCCCGAGCCCTGGGGCGGCTGGGCCGCGCAGCGCAGGGCCGAGCTCCTGGCCCTGGCGGGCGAGGAGGACGCGGCCCGGGCCGTGTACGCCAAGCTCTTCGCGGCCATGCCCTGGCACGCCAACCTGGCGCTTCGGCTGCACGCCCTCTCGCACCCGGCAACGCCCGAGCCGGGCCTGACCGGCCGCATCCCCGCCGCGGTCTGCCTCTACTCCTGGAACAAGCGCGAGCTCCTCGCCGCCACCCTCGACTCCCTGGCCGCCTCGGACCTCGGCCGGGCGCGGGTGGCGGTCCTGGACAACGGCTCCACGGACGGCACCTGGGAGATGCTCGAGGCGCAGCGCGGCCGCTTCGGCGCGGACGGCGCGGGCGAAGACCGCCTGCTCACGGTCCGCCTGCCGGTCAACGTGGGCGCCCCGGCCGCCCGCAACTGGCTGCTCTCCCTGCCCGAGGTCGCATCGGCCGAGTGGGCCGTCTTCCTGGACGACGACGTTCTCCTGCCCCCGGACTGGCTGGCGAAGCTCCTCTGTGCGGGCGAGGCGGCGCGGGCGGGAGGCGGCCGGGTCGGCGCCGTGGGCTGCCGCATCACCGAGCCGCGCCCGCCCTACGGCCTGCAGTCCGCGGACTACCACCTCTTCCCCCCGCCGCCGCCCGACCCGGACCGGCCCGCCGACGAGCCGCGCGAGCGCATCGGCATCTTCGACAACTGCGCGGGCCAGGCGGACAACGGCCTGTTCACCTACGCCCGGCCCTGCTGCTCGGTCTCGGGCTGCTGCCACGCCATCCACCGCGAGGCCCTCGAGGCGGCAGGCGCCTTCGACGTGCGCTTCACGCCCACCCAGTTCGACGACCTGGAGCGCGACATGCGCTCCACGCTCAAAGGCTTCCCGAGCTTCTACGAGGGGCGGCTCGCCGTGCGCCACGTGCAGCACTCGAGCCTCGCGCGGGCCAGGACACCGGCCCAGATCGGCCACATCGCGGGCAACAGGGTGAAGCTCGAGGGCAAGTACACGGACGAGGAGGTCGCGCGGCTGGCGCAGGCCGACCTGGCCCTGGCCT